In one window of Vanrija pseudolonga chromosome 5, complete sequence DNA:
- the IBR3 gene encoding putative acyl-CoA dehydrogenase IBR3, with protein sequence MAVPGTRTKDGQAYGDVRAPLSLDKLQPFLEKNVKGFAGPITVKQFGFGQSNPTYLLQTPNKSYVLRRAPLGPLLSKTAHRVDREFLMLEALNKFNERLPKDTPPERFVPVPQVYALCMDPEVAGSPFYIMEFLKGRIFTDVQIPDLPKEERFACWRSAVQALALLGSIPISALGLPASFAPDPIKKPYFPRQVVGMHRVSDAQSKAPVPSNPGGILGDVVHADELWPYYEQGSKTVSAAEVKHGASLVHGDYKLDNLVFHPTEPRVIGILDWELCTLGSPLADLGNMLIPFSFPPVSDEDRRELTKKSSGTSNLVLGLKGLPSSQTGIPTSDVLEQWWVAGMNEGYLWHASEANRSREALAGRVPGPVPAPRQWPTQRFEWVRSWMLFRLAIIAQGIAARAALGQASSAHASPDRAPFDFFGKMAYQAKGQPEVTVAKL encoded by the exons atggcAGTACCCGGAACCCGCACAAAGGACGGCCAGGCGTACGGCGACGTCCGCGCGCCCCTctcgctcgacaagctgcaGCCCTTCTTGGAGAAGAATGTCAAGGGCTTTGCGGGGCCGATTACCGTCAAGCAGTTCGGG TTCGGCCAGTCGAACCCAACGTACCTCCTCCAGACCCCGAACAAGAGCTACgtgctccgccgcgcgccgctcggcccgcTCCTGTCCAAGACGgcgcaccgcgtcgaccgcgagtTCCTCATGCTCGAAGCGCTCAACAAGTTCAACGAGCGCCTGCCCAAGGACACGCCCCCGGAGCGCTTCGTGCCCGTCCCGCAGGTGTACGCGCTCTGCATGGACCCCGAGGTTGCCGGGTCGCCGTTCTACATTATGGAGTTTTTGAAGGGAAGGATCTTTACGGATGTGCAGATTCCCGACTTGCCCAAGGAGGAGAGGTTTGCGTG CTGGCGCTCCGCCGTCCaggccctcgcgctcctcggctcgATCCCcatctcggcgctcggcctcccgGCCTCGTTCGCCCCCGACCCGATCAAGAAGCCCTACTTCCCGCGCCAGGTCGTCGGCATGCACCGCGTCTCGGACGCGCAGTCCAAGGCTCCAGTTCCCTCCAACCCAGGCGGTatcctcggcgacgttgtccacgccgacgagctgtgGCCCTACTATGAGCAGGGCTCCAAGACGGTgtcggccgccgaggtcaagcacggcgcgtcgctcgtccacggcgactacaagctcgacaacctcgtctTCCACCCCACCGAGCCGCGCGTCATCGGCATCCTCGACTGGGAGCTGTGCACGCtcggctcgccgctcgccgacctcggcaacaTGCTCATCCCCTTCTCGTTCCCGCCCGTGTCGGACGAGGACCGCCGCGAGCTCACCAAGAAGTCGAGCGGCACGTCCAACCTCGTTCTTGGCCTCAAGGGCCTGCCGTCGAGCCAGACGGGCATCCCTACgtccgacgtgctcgagcagtGGTGGGTCGCGGGCATGAACGAGGGCTACCTCTGGCACGCGTCCGAGGCGAACCgctcgcgcgaggcgctcgccggccgcgTCCCCGGCCCTGTGCCCGCCCCTCGCCAGTGGCCCACGCAGCGCTTCGAGTGGGTCCGCTCCTGGATGCTCTTCCGTCTGGCGATCATCGCCCAGGGTAtcgccgctcgtgccgccctcggccaggCAAGCAGCGCGCACGCGTCGCCTGATCGCGCGCCGTTCGACTTTTTCGGAAAGATGGCATACCAGGCCAAGGGACAGCCAGAGGTCACCGTGGCCAAGCTCtag
- the ARB_04618 gene encoding PI-PLC X domain-containing protein 1 yields MRFSIALALAPLLALPALAASVCNGDASLCTRLYSNVTYIGAHDSYAVGQSITDNQDKDVTAQLNDGIRALQIQTHNTSSGIHLCHTSCALLDAGLLSDYLTKVKTWLDANPNEVVTLVLVNIDNLPATAFASAFQTAGLDKKSFVPKAASNTISDWPTLGSLIDAGTNLVTFLNYNADFTAVPYLIDEFTNMWEDAYNVVDQEWGCAVNRSSNTGPSPNQKMYMINHFLDKTWNILGNVAFIPDKDKLNETNAATGPGSIGFHVNNCVLLYQRNPNIILLDYYDSNGNAPFVAAAQLNGVAAPTNSITPGSISATGSAGASGTGPASPSMSVSSNKPGAAMGATPAGLGLVVAIVGVAISAVLV; encoded by the exons atgCGCTTCTCCATCGCCCTCGcactcgcgccgctcctcgccctcccggCCCTCGCGGCGTCAGTGTGCAacggcgacgcgtcgctcTGCACCCGCCTCTACTCCAACGTCACGTACATTGGCGCCCACGACTCGTACGCCGTCGGCCAGAGCATCACCGACAACCAGGACAAGGATGTGACGGCGCAGCTG AACGACGGCATTCGCGCCCTCCAGATCCAGACGCACAACACGTCGAGCGGCATCCACCTGTGCCACACGTCGTgtgcgctcctcgacgccggcctcctGTCAGACTACCTGACAAAGGTCAAGACGTGGCTCGATGCCAACCCCAACGAGG TCgtcaccctcgtcctcgtcaacatTGACAACCTCCCCGCTACCGCCTTTGCTTCGGCGTTCCAGAcggccggcctcgacaagaAGAGCTTCGTCCCCAAGGCCGCCTCCAACACCATCTCGGACTGGCCGACGCTCGGCAGCCtcatcgacgccggcaccaACCTCGTCACCTTCCTCAACTACAATGCCGACTTTACCGCTGTCCCGTACCTCATTGACGAGTTCACCAACATGTGGGAGGACGCCTACAACGTTGTCGACCAGGAGTGGGGCTGCGCCGTCAACCGCTCGAGCAACACTGGCCCCTCGCCCAACCAGAAGATGTACATGATCAACCACTTCCTCGACAAGACGTGGAACATTCTCGGCAACGTCGCCTTCATccccgacaaggacaagctcaACGAGACCAACGCGGCTACCGGCCCCGGCTCGATCGGCTTCCACGTCAACAACTGCGTCCTGCTCTACCAGCGCAACCCCAACATTATCCTCCTCGACTACTATGACAGCAACGGCAACGCGCCGTTtgttgccgctgcccagctcaacggcgtcgccgcgcccacgAACTCTATCACCCCCGGCAGCATCAGCGCAACGGGCAGTGCTGGTGCTAGCGGCACTGGCCCGGCCAGCCCCTCCATGTCGGTGTCGTCCAACaagcccggcgccgccatgGGCGCCACGCCTgcgggcctcggccttgtcgtcgccatcgtcggcgtTGCCATCAGCGCCGTGCTGGTTTAa
- the TGL2_1 gene encoding Lipase 2 — translation MPATLSPFRYIQVARYLLQWWLETAPGFEARRRAAQAKAAQLIYAPRLRRFAAAPAMHAALDEDEMGGGARQKVRTTSPRRSVAERLAPPPEAEIGLPPNTDPAEGPARPPQQPSLTPQDHTEIYRLMNDQRAFLPGAMQPPREIIVLCHGLYGFSTATPIPLFPSLKLHYWASVLDVLRDRMGAKVVVVGVKGTGSIQERAEQMHAFLKSYLPKGVGVNFVAHSMGGLDARHLISTIKPTEYKPLSLTTIATPHRGSPFMDWCAANIGVGTEHSGSGSPPQLPFSLDSPLLIRDSAGKAKAGGGQPDTLASFTSGLTNYLLKIFDSPAYSNLTTSYLRDVFNPSTPDDPNVKYMSVAGRLAKMSVLHPLWFPKLVLDSAAEKGFPAGETIPGQHYQGNDGLVSVASAKWGDFMGVVDGCHHWDLRGEGGLWPQGGSLRDAPTGRPDETKPGGWDWQGGVGGALGLRDGPNGAGEACATGEGVEVPTGRRDQQLDPAQHKRDLATARAMSPVSERPKRSNDSWDLAQVGQLIDWVGDLFPGDKKQDEKTHQMADATKEHAGKKIVREKFDLARFYGGLMLRLREEGL, via the exons ATGCCCGCGACGCTCTCGCCGTTCCGCTACATCCAAGTAGCGCGCTACCTCCTGCAGTGGTGGCTCGAAACCGCCCCCGGCTTTgaggcgcgccgtcgcgcagcccAGGCAAAGGCCGCTCAGCTCATCTACGCGCCCCGCTTGCGCCGGtttgccgccgcgccagcgatgcacgccgcgctcgacgaggacgagatgggcggcggcgcacgccaAAAGGtgcgcacgacgtcgccgaggcgctccgTCGCAGAACGCCTCGCACCCCCGCCAGAGGCCGAGATCGGCCTCCCGCCCAATACGGACCCGGCAGAGggacccgcccgcccaccacaacaacccAGCCTCACACCCCAGGACCATACCGAGATCTACCGCCTCATGAACGACCAGCGCGCCTTCCTCCCCGGCGCGATGCAGCCCCCGCGCGAGATCATTGTGCTGTGCCACG GTCTCTACGGCTTTTCCACGGCTACGCCTATCCCACTGTTCCCGTCGCTCAAGCTCCACTACTGGGCTTCGGTGCTCGATGTCCTCCGCGACCGCATGGGTGCCAAGGTTGTAGTCGTTGGCGTCAAAGG CACTGGCTCGATTCAAGAACGCGCAGAACAGATGCACGCATTCCTCAAGTCGTACTTGCCCAaaggcgtcggcgtcaactTTGTCGCCCACAGCATGGGTGGACTGGACGCCCGGCACCTGATATCCACAATCAAGCCGACGGAATACAAGCCACTCAGCCTCACCACGATTGCGACGCCACACCGCGGCTCGCCGTTCATGGACTGGTGCGCCGCCAACATTGGCGTCGGCACGGAACACTCGGGCTCGGGAAGCCCCCCGCAACTCCCCttctcgctcgactcgcccctCCTCATCCGTGACAGCGCCGGCAAGGCAAAggccggcggtggccagCCCGACACCCTCGCATCCTTCACCTCTGGCCTCACAAACTACCTGCTCAAGATCTTCGACTCGCCCGCCTACTCCAACCTCACGACCTCGTACCTCCGCGACGTTTTCAACCCGTCCACACCCGATGACCCCAACGTCAAGTACATGTCGGTGGCTGGACGCTTGGCCAAAATGTCGGTTCTGCACCCATTGTGGTTCCCCAAGCTCGTGCTGGAttccgccgccgagaagggcTTCCCCGCTGGAGAAACGATTCCGGGACAGCACTACCAGGGCAACGACGGCCTCGTGtcggtcgcctcggccaagTGGGGCGACTTCatgggcgtcgtcgacgggtgCCACCATTGGgacctgcgcggcgagggcggtcTCTGGCCCCAGGGCGGCTCGCTTCGTGACGCGCCCACGGGCAGACCAGACGAGACCAAGCCCGGCGGCTGGGACTGGCagggcggtgtcggcggtgcTCTGGGGCTGCGAGACGGAcccaacggcgccggcgaggctTGCGCAAcaggcgagggcgtcgaggtgccCACCGGCAGACGGGATCAGcagctcgaccccgcgcagcacaagcgcgacctcgccacgGCGAGAGCCATGAGCCCCGTCTCGGAGCGTCCCAAGCGCAGTAACGACTCGTGGGAcctcgcccaggtcggcCAGTTGATCGACTGGGTCGGCGACCTCTTCCCCGGCGACAAGAAGCAGGACGAGAAGACGCACCAGATGGCCGACGCGACCAAGGAGCATGCCGGCAAGAAGATTGTCCGCGAGAAGTTTGATCTCGCCCGGTTCTACGGCGGCTTGATGCTTCGCTTGCGCGAGGAAGGCCTTTGA
- the SKT5 gene encoding Protein SKT5, whose amino-acid sequence MAMQYQSQPQQHPGYGGAPPPGGPAGAYGGGGGNNGYPINTNGNLPPLPPQQANNSPYGQADLGYGYPDGGSARSSQVRMESGPRPLMDQSHLRPGNSAELLSHDRTLELYRENAKKTNDPEIIFEFAVFMIDAAKSMVAPANPDDPADPANRPNRVVLEKRDELVKEATSLLRRLADRGYPDAQYYLADCYANGIGTPRGKQDFDKAFPLFSLAAKHGHPDACYRAGTCCEHGWGTRRESAKAIQYYKKAAVGLHPGAMYRLGTAELNGSLGLSKRPKEGVKWLKRSAEHATEEFPHALHELALLHERGIDNIVFIDLEYAADLLAQASELGYAPSAFKLGECYEYGKMGCPVDAPLSIHYYNIAAQQGHREACFALTAWYLVGAEGVLPQSDTEAYLWAKKAADQGLAKAQYALGYFTETGVGVEPNLANAMKWYRLATDGGDKRAAKRLAQGMSGAGALNRRLEVEAMKGGGGAPGKKEDKGDCIIM is encoded by the exons ATGGCAATGCAATACCAGAGCCAGCCACAACAGCACCCAGGCTatggcggcgcgcctcctccagGTGGCCCTGCTGGCGcctacggcggcggcggcggcaacaacggATACCCCATCAACACGAATGGCAACCTGCCGCCGCTTCCGCCCCAACAAGCCAACAACTCTCCCTACGGCCAAGCCGACCTGGGCTACGGCTACCCCGACGGCGGATCAGCACGCTCATCACAGGTCCGCATGGAGTCGGGCCCAAGGCCGCTGATGGACCAAT CCCATCTTCGGCCAGGAAACTCTGCAGAGCTTCTCTCGCACGACCGCACGCTCGAGCTGTACCGCGAAAATGCCAAGAAGACAAACGACCCCGAGATCATATTCGAGTTTGCAGTCTTCATGATCGATGCGGCAAAGTCGATGGTGGCCCCGGCCAACCCAGACGACCCAGCCGACCCTGCCAACAGGCCCAACCGTGTTGTGCTCgagaagcgcgacgagctcgtcaaggaggcTACCTCGCTGCTCAGACGTCTCGCAGACCGCGGATACCCCGACGCCCAGTACTACCTGGCCGACTGCTACGCCAACGGCATTGGAACGCCCCGCGGCAAGCAGGACTTTGACAAGGCGTTCCCCCTCttctccctcgccgccaagcacgGACACCCTGACGCATGCTACCGCGCCGGTACGTGCTGTGAGCACGGATGGGGCACTCGCCGAGAGAGCGCCAAGGCGATCCAGTACTACAA GAAAGCGGCAGTTGGTCTCCACCCTGGCGCCATGTACCGCCTCGGCACTGCGGAGCTCAACGGCTCACTAGGATTGTCCAAGCGACCAAAGGAGGGAGTCAAGTGGCTCAAGCGTTCCGCCGAGCATGCCACCGAGGAGTTCCCCCATGCCCTCCACGAGCTCGCTCTCCTGCACGAGCGCGGTATCGACAACATTGTGTTCATCGACCTCGAGTATGCTGCGGATCTTCTTGCACAGGCCTCGGAGCTCGGCTACGCTCCCTCGGCAttcaagctcggcgagtgcTACGAGTATGGCAAGATGGGCTGCCCCGTCGATGCGCCCCTGTCGATCCACTACTACAACATCGCCGCGCAGCAGGGCCACCGCGAAGCGTGCTTTGCCCTCACGGCGTGGTACCTTGTCGGTGCGGAGGGCGTCCTGCCCCAGTCGGACACGGAAGCGTACCTCTGGGCCAAGAAGGCTGCCGACCAAGGCCTTGCAAAGGCACAGTACGCCCTTGGGTACTTTACCGAG ACTGGCGTTGGAGTCGAgcccaacctcgccaacgcgATGAAGTGGTACCGCCTCGCGACTGATGGCGGTGACAAGCGCGCGGCCAAGCGCCTTGCGCAGGGCATgtcgggcgcgggcgcgctcAACCGCagactcgaggtcgaggccatgaagggcggcggcggcgcgcccggcaagaaggaggacaaggGCGACTGCATCATCATGTAG
- the rplC gene encoding 50S ribosomal protein L3 yields the protein MRSFITSLRRLPAGVRGLATSAEAAPAAAESSKSSSAKWSPFTQRTGVIARKRGMTALWDQNGRRWPVTVLQLDNVQVVRHDPPTKDSGTGLHRLQLGASDRPERTTTKALAGHFKKAGVNPKYKLAEFSVTPDAVLPVGAQLSAAHFVPGQYVDVTAKSIGKGFQGAMKRHGFAGLKASHGVSITHRSAGSTGQNQDPGRVIPGKKMAGHMGVEKRTQQNLLVHRVDTALNLIFVRGAVPGVDDAFVSVRDAKKKLTYKARGNLLGGKDQDEWIGEGVTSLPLPGATVERVKAEGWPEVIEWPGKEKA from the exons ATGCGCTCCTTCATCACctcgctccgccgcctccccgccggcgtgcgcgggctcgcgacctcggccgaggccgcccccgctgctgccgagtcctcaaagtcgtcgtcggcaaagTGGTCGCCATTCACACAGCGCACGGGCGTGATCGCACGTAAGCGCGGCATGACGGCCCTGTGGGACCAGAACGGACGGCGATGGCCCGTCACTGTGCTCCAGCTCGACAATGTCCAGGTCGTCCGCCATGACCCGCCCACCAAGGACAGCGGGACGGGTCTCCACCGCCTCCAGCTCGGTGCTAGCGACCGCCCAGAACGCACGACGACCAAGGCTCTCGCCGGCCACTTTAAGAAGGCGGGCGTCAACCCCAAGtacaagctcgccgagtttTCCGTCACCCCCGACGCTGTGCTGCCGGTTGGCGCGCAGCTCAGCGCCGCGCACTTTGTCCCTGGGCAGTATGTGGACGTGACTGCGAAGAG CATCGGCAAGGGCTTCCAAGGTGCCATGAAGCGCCACGGCTTCGCTGGTCTCAAGGCGTCGCACGGTGTGTCGATCACCCACCGTTCTGCAGGCTCGACAGGCCAGAACCAGGACCCCGGACGTGTCATCCCCGGCAAGAAGATGGCAGGACACATGGGTGTCGAGAAGCGCACGCAGCAGAACCTGCTCGTCCACcgcgtcgacacggcgctcaacctcatctttgtgcgcggcgccgtgcccggcgtcgacgacgccttcGTCAGCGTCCGCGACGCCAAGAAGAAGCTTACGTACAAGGCCCGCggcaacctcctcggcggcaaggaccAGGACGAGTGGatcggcgagggcgtcacCAGCCTCCCCCTGCCTGGTGCCACTGTCGAGCGTGTCAAGGCTGAGGGATGGCCCGAGGTGATTGAGTGGCccggcaaggagaaggcgtag